AAAGCGATAATAAATAACGATCAACTTTTTATGAAAATTCTACACACCGCCGACTGGCATTTAGGAAAAAAACTGGATCGCTTTTCCCGACTGGAAGAGCAGGTTTCAGTGATGGAGGAAATCATTGCGATTGCTGATGAAGAACAGGCAGACCTTATTCTTGTTGCCGGTGATCTTTTTGATAATTTTAACCCCGCTGTTGAAGCTGTTGAGCTTTTTTATAAAACACTGAAACGTTTGTCTCAAAACGGAAGACGTCCTGTAATCGCCATTGCCGGGAATCACGATTCCCCCAACCTCATCAATGCACCAGATCCATTGGCCAGAGAATGTGGAATTATTCTAATTGGCCATCCCAAAGCAAAAATTACTCCGTTTGGAACAGAACATTTTAGCATTACCCATTCAAAAGAAGGCTTTATAGAAGTGAAAATCAACACTATTGATTTTCCAATAAGACTATTGCATACTCCTTACGCTAATGAAATCCGTTTGAAAGAATATTTAGGAGAAAATAAAGAAGAAGAGATCAATAATGTCCTTTCGAAAACTTGGAAAGATCTTGCCAATCAGCTCTGTGATGAAAATGGGATTAACCTACTGACCGCTCATTTGTATATGAATAAAAGAGGAGGTGAAATTTTGGAAGAACCCGAAGGAGAAAAACCGATTAAAATTGGAAATGCTGATCTTATTTATTCTGACAGTATTCCGGAACAGATTCAATATACAGCTTTGGGTCACCTGCATGGTTATCAGAATATCGGAACAAAGGAAAAGCCCGTAGTGTATTCATCTTCTCCCCTTTGCTATAGCTTTAGTGAGGCAGGTCAGACAAAATATATATCCATTATTGATGCAGAACCGGGGCAACCAGTTTCTTATGAAAAAAAGGTATTGAAAAGCGGAAGAACTTTAGTGCGAAAAACCTTTACATCTGTCGATGAAACTGTTCAGTGGTTGCAGGAAAATCCAAATGCATTTATTGAACTTACATTAGAAAGTGAAACCTTTTTAACGGCTGATGAACGAAGGCTCATTTATCAGTCTCATACTGGAATTGTCCATCTTATTCCTAAAGTTAAAAGTAAGGAGTTCGGTGAAGAAACAAACCAAGAAATTAATTTAAATCAGAATATAGAAACATTGTTTAAGGATTATTTTAAATCAAAGAATGCAGGACAGGAGGCCAATGAAGAATTGATGAAATTGTTTAACGAAATTCTAAATACCTAAGCCATGATTCCTATTCGATTAACAGTTGAAGGTTTGTATTCCTACCAGGAGCGCCAGACCATAGATTTTAAAAATCTTACGGAAGCGGGATTATTTGGTATTTTCGGAGCAGTAGGTTCCGGAAAATCATCAGTTCTTGAAGCCATTTCGTTTGCTTTGTATGGGGAAACGGAACGTTTGAATATGCGTGACAAAAGAGCGTATAATATGATGAATTTAAAATCGAACAGTTCTTATATTGAGTTTGATTTTATTAATTATGAAAATAAACTTTTTCGCGCTACGAGGGATTTCAGACGAAATTCCAAGAAGTTTGATGATGTAAAACCTAATTCTATAGCGTTCTATGAAAATATTGATGGAAAGTGGATTCCTTTGGATCATTCCAATGCGGAAACTATTATTGGTTTAAGTTATTCCAACTTCAAACGTACCATCATTATTCCTCAAGGACAATTCAAAGAGTTTCTTGAATTAGGTGCTGCTGACAGAACCAATATGATGAAGGAAATTTTCAGCCTTCAGCGGTATGATCTGCAAAATAATGTTTCAGCTTTGAATACCAAAAACAGATCTGAGCTGGATCAGCTTGAAGGACAGCTGAAAGGTTTTGAAGAAGTGAATGAAGAAAAAATTCAACTCCGGAAAGATCTTTTGGAAGAGGAACAAAAAAAACTGGTTCAAGCCAATGAAAAGTTTGAAAAAGCTTCCCAGACTTATCAACAACTGAAAAATTTAAAAACTGATTTTGAAAGTTTAAAACTAAACCAGGAAAACTTCGGTAAACTATCTGAACAAAAACCTCAGATGGATGCTCTGGAAGCTCAATCGGAACGGTATGATCGTACTCTTAGAGTTTTTAATCCTTTGATTACCGAAAAAAACAGGCTTTTAAAGAGTATTGTTGAAAAAGGAAATGAGAAAGAAAACCAAACCAAAGCTTTACAGGAAACAGAAATTACTTTTAAGGTTGTAAAAGAACAACTTACTGCTCTAGAACCTAAAGTCAAAGCACTGGAACAGTCCAGAATACAGGAAAATGATTTAAGTCTTATTGTACAAATTCTGAAGTTTCATGATGAGATTAAAACTCTTAATGAAAGAACTCAAAAAGGCTCAGAAAAAGTAGAGGAAGTAGAAGTTCAAAGAGATATGATTCAGAAAAAAATCACTGAATTGTCTAAAAATATGGAGGTTTTGAAGGCTCAAAAGCTTGATCCCTCTTTAATTTCCGATGTGGGTAACTGGTTTATTCAACAAAAAAACTTCAAGAAATCACATCAGGAGCAGATTGAAAAAACTGAAAAACATCAGAAACAGATTGAACTCATTGCTGAGGAATTAAAACCTTTTGCGATTCAGGAAAACTTTAAAACTGATTTCAATAATAAAAAGGAAGTGCTGGAAGCAAAGAAAAAGGAACTTTCTCAAAAGCTGGATCATTTGAAAATCCAAAAAGAATTGTCCCGTTTTGCCAGTGAACTTCATCATGGTGAAGCCTGTCCACTTTGTGGTTCCCAGGAGCATCCGCATATTGTGGAATTTCATGATATCAACACCGAACTACAGGACATTCAGGAAAAAATAAAGATCGTTGAACAAGAAGCTCAACATCTTCAGCAACAGGAAACTGCTATTGAGAAAATACTGGATAGAAAAAAGATCTTTGA
This Chryseobacterium sp. G0162 DNA region includes the following protein-coding sequences:
- a CDS encoding exonuclease SbcCD subunit D; translation: MKILHTADWHLGKKLDRFSRLEEQVSVMEEIIAIADEEQADLILVAGDLFDNFNPAVEAVELFYKTLKRLSQNGRRPVIAIAGNHDSPNLINAPDPLARECGIILIGHPKAKITPFGTEHFSITHSKEGFIEVKINTIDFPIRLLHTPYANEIRLKEYLGENKEEEINNVLSKTWKDLANQLCDENGINLLTAHLYMNKRGGEILEEPEGEKPIKIGNADLIYSDSIPEQIQYTALGHLHGYQNIGTKEKPVVYSSSPLCYSFSEAGQTKYISIIDAEPGQPVSYEKKVLKSGRTLVRKTFTSVDETVQWLQENPNAFIELTLESETFLTADERRLIYQSHTGIVHLIPKVKSKEFGEETNQEINLNQNIETLFKDYFKSKNAGQEANEELMKLFNEILNT
- a CDS encoding AAA family ATPase produces the protein MIPIRLTVEGLYSYQERQTIDFKNLTEAGLFGIFGAVGSGKSSVLEAISFALYGETERLNMRDKRAYNMMNLKSNSSYIEFDFINYENKLFRATRDFRRNSKKFDDVKPNSIAFYENIDGKWIPLDHSNAETIIGLSYSNFKRTIIIPQGQFKEFLELGAADRTNMMKEIFSLQRYDLQNNVSALNTKNRSELDQLEGQLKGFEEVNEEKIQLRKDLLEEEQKKLVQANEKFEKASQTYQQLKNLKTDFESLKLNQENFGKLSEQKPQMDALEAQSERYDRTLRVFNPLITEKNRLLKSIVEKGNEKENQTKALQETEITFKVVKEQLTALEPKVKALEQSRIQENDLSLIVQILKFHDEIKTLNERTQKGSEKVEEVEVQRDMIQKKITELSKNMEVLKAQKLDPSLISDVGNWFIQQKNFKKSHQEQIEKTEKHQKQIELIAEELKPFAIQENFKTDFNNKKEVLEAKKKELSQKLDHLKIQKELSRFASELHHGEACPLCGSQEHPHIVEFHDINTELQDIQEKIKIVEQEAQHLQQQETAIEKILDRKKIFEEQLISEQKVLQQIQKDRESHLQQFIWKQFSPDHENDFEKKRSDSFVIEKQIEEADKTINLERETLEKESKVLEKYRNALETFKLEEATKQKEINISRSNLKVLEWEHYEQKTVTEIEEAYQKLAQSNTETEQLYQKASQQEKDLAPKLAEQKAIVSQSEKQIAELEKEISGNQQTIDKALNEHNFTVFNEVEKILQQEINIQEARAKIQQFKIDFETLKKIIEGLELKLKGLSFDDEQFSLAEKQFEEAQAELKQINDSVVTMIAEKDRLEKEYQKKEELLKELSKLQKRSENLKLMINLFKGAGFVQYVSSIYLRQLCDHANTRFHRMTRNQLSLQLNENNDFEIIDYLNEGRSRSVKTLSGGQAFQVSLSLALALAESVQSNAQADKNFFFIDEGFGTQDTESVNIVFETLTNLMKENRIVGIISHVEELKEKIPTALNIIKDEERGSLIEII